In Aphelocoma coerulescens isolate FSJ_1873_10779 chromosome 13, UR_Acoe_1.0, whole genome shotgun sequence, the following are encoded in one genomic region:
- the RARS1 gene encoding arginine--tRNA ligase, cytoplasmic isoform X1, which translates to MEARVAQSAARLARQENEIKFLTAEIERLKNFGCLGVSPSLEGLRDENAKLKYRLNFLKKSLQEERSKSTKSMININSCLQEIFGAAIQAAYPDLENPPLVVTPSQQPKFGDYQCNSAMGISQILLKTREQKVIPREIAEKIAKNIPANECIEKVEIAGPGFINVHLRKDFVSKQLSSLLISGVQPPAIGKRKKVVVDFSSPNIAKEMHVGHLRSTIIGESMCRLFEFAGYDVLRLNHLGDWGTQFGMLIAHLQDKFPDYLTVSPPIGDLQAFYKESKRRFDTEEEFKKRAYQCVVLLQSKNPDFIKAWNLICDVSRREFQKIYNCLDITIIERGESFYHEMMKDIVKEFEDKGFVQVDDGRKVVFVPGFPVPLTIMKSDGGYTYDTSDLAALKHRLCEEKGDILIYVVDSGQSVHFQTVFAAGQMIGWYDPKVTRVAHAAFGVVLGEDKKKFKTRSGDTVRLIDLLEEGLKRAMDKLKDKERDKVLTPEELKAAQTSVAFGCIKYADLSHNRLNDYVFSFDKMLDDRGNTAAYLLYAFTRIRAIARLANIDEQMLRKAAREEVLILDHEKEWKLGKCILRFPEILQKILEDLLLHTLCDYLYELATTFTEFYDSCYCVEKDRQTGQIVKVNMWRLLLCEATATVMAKGFDILGIKPVQRM; encoded by the exons ATGGAGGCGCGCGTGGCGCAGTCCGCGGCGAGGCTGGCGCGGCAg GAAAACGAGATCAAGTTTTTAACTGCAGAAATTGAGCGTCTGAAGAACTTTGGGTGCTTGGGAGTCTCCCCGAGTTTGGAAGGGTTGCGAGACGAAAACGCAAAACTCAAGTACCGGTTAAACTTCCTTAAGAAg agcCTTCAAGAGGAAAGAAGTAAATCAACTAAAAGCATGATTAATATCAACAGCTGTCTCCAGGAGATCTTTGGAGCTGCCATTCAGGCTGCCTACCCAGACTTAGAAAACCCTCCTCTGGTGGTGACACCAAGTCAGCAGCCGAAATTTGGGGACTACCAGTGTAACAGTGCCATGGGCATATCACAG ATACTGCTCAAAACCAGGGAACAGAAGGTTATACCACGAGAAATCGCGgagaaaatagcaaaaaataTTCCTGCCAATGAATGCATTGAGAAGGTCGAAATTGCTGGTCCTG GTTTTATCAATGTCCACTTGAGAAAGGATTTTGTGTCGAAGCAGCTGAGCAGTTTATTGATCAGTGGAGTTCAACCACCAGCtattggcaaaaggaaaaag GTGGTGGTGGATTTTTCCTCCCCCAACATTGCAAAGGAGATGCACGTTGGCCACCTGCGCTCTACCATCATCGGGGAGAGCATGTGCCGGCTCTTCGAGTTCGCAGGTTATGATGTTCTGAG GTTGAACCATTTAGGAGATTGGGGCACCCAGTTTGGAATGCTCATTGCTCACCTCCAGGACAAATTTCCGGATTACTTAACTGTTTCTCCTCCCATTGGGGACCTCCAAGCTTTTTACAAG GAATCCAAGCGGAGGTTTGACACAGAGGAGGAGTTCAAGAAGCGAGCCTACCAAtgtgtggtgctgctgcagagcaaaaACCCTGACTTCATTAAAGCCTGGAATCTTATCTGTGACGTGTCACGCAGAG AATTCCAGAAAATCTACAACTGTTTGGACATCACAATCATAGAGAGAGGAGAATCCTTCTACCATGAGATGATGAAAGACATTGTGAAAGAATTTGAAGATAAAG GATTTGTCCAGGTTGATGATGGGCGGAAGGTCGTGTTCGTCCCGGGTTTCCCTGTCCCGCTGACTATCATGAAATCTGACGGAGGTTACACGTATGACACATCAGACCTGGCTGCTCTGAAGCACAGGCTGTGTGAAGAGAAGGGTGATATCCTTATCTACGTTGTTGATAGTGGCCAG TCTGTGCATTTCCAAACAGTGTTTGCAGCTGGACAGATGATTGGCTGGTATGATCCCAAAGTCACCAGAGTGGCCCATGCTGCCTTTGGAGTGGTGCTGGGAGAAGACAA GAAGAAGTTCAAAACTCGTTCAGGGGACACAGTGCGTCTCATAGACCTGCTGGAGGAAGGGCTGAAACGAGCCATGGACAAGCTGAAAGACAAGGAACGGGACAAG GTGCTGACGCCAGAAGAGCTGAAAGCTGCCCAGACGTCGGTGGCTTTTGGATGCATTAAATATGCAGATCTGTCCCACAACAGACTGAACGATTACGTGTTCTCCTTCGACAAGATGCTGGATGACCGAGGGAACACCGCTGCCTATTTGCTCTATGCCTTCACACGGATCAG GGCTATTGCTCGCCTGGCCAATATCGATGAGCAGATGCTGCGGAAGGCAGCCAGGGAGGAGGTGCTTATCCTTGATCATGAGAAGGAGTGGAAACTGGGCAAGTGCATCCTGAGGTTTCCTGAGATCCTGCAGAAGATCCTGGAGGACTTGTTATTGCACACACTCTGTGACTACCTGTATGAGCTGGCCACCACCTTCACTGAGTTCTACGACAGCTGCTACTGCGTTGAGAAGGACAGGCAGACCG GCCAGATTGTGAAGGTGAACATGtggaggctgctgctgtgcgAAGCCACTGCCACCGTCATGGCCAAAGGATTCGACATCCTGGGGATTAAGCCCGTGCAGAGGATGTAG
- the RARS1 gene encoding arginine--tRNA ligase, cytoplasmic isoform X2: MININSCLQEIFGAAIQAAYPDLENPPLVVTPSQQPKFGDYQCNSAMGISQILLKTREQKVIPREIAEKIAKNIPANECIEKVEIAGPGFINVHLRKDFVSKQLSSLLISGVQPPAIGKRKKVVVDFSSPNIAKEMHVGHLRSTIIGESMCRLFEFAGYDVLRLNHLGDWGTQFGMLIAHLQDKFPDYLTVSPPIGDLQAFYKESKRRFDTEEEFKKRAYQCVVLLQSKNPDFIKAWNLICDVSRREFQKIYNCLDITIIERGESFYHEMMKDIVKEFEDKGFVQVDDGRKVVFVPGFPVPLTIMKSDGGYTYDTSDLAALKHRLCEEKGDILIYVVDSGQSVHFQTVFAAGQMIGWYDPKVTRVAHAAFGVVLGEDKKKFKTRSGDTVRLIDLLEEGLKRAMDKLKDKERDKVLTPEELKAAQTSVAFGCIKYADLSHNRLNDYVFSFDKMLDDRGNTAAYLLYAFTRIRAIARLANIDEQMLRKAAREEVLILDHEKEWKLGKCILRFPEILQKILEDLLLHTLCDYLYELATTFTEFYDSCYCVEKDRQTGQIVKVNMWRLLLCEATATVMAKGFDILGIKPVQRM; the protein is encoded by the exons ATGATTAATATCAACAGCTGTCTCCAGGAGATCTTTGGAGCTGCCATTCAGGCTGCCTACCCAGACTTAGAAAACCCTCCTCTGGTGGTGACACCAAGTCAGCAGCCGAAATTTGGGGACTACCAGTGTAACAGTGCCATGGGCATATCACAG ATACTGCTCAAAACCAGGGAACAGAAGGTTATACCACGAGAAATCGCGgagaaaatagcaaaaaataTTCCTGCCAATGAATGCATTGAGAAGGTCGAAATTGCTGGTCCTG GTTTTATCAATGTCCACTTGAGAAAGGATTTTGTGTCGAAGCAGCTGAGCAGTTTATTGATCAGTGGAGTTCAACCACCAGCtattggcaaaaggaaaaag GTGGTGGTGGATTTTTCCTCCCCCAACATTGCAAAGGAGATGCACGTTGGCCACCTGCGCTCTACCATCATCGGGGAGAGCATGTGCCGGCTCTTCGAGTTCGCAGGTTATGATGTTCTGAG GTTGAACCATTTAGGAGATTGGGGCACCCAGTTTGGAATGCTCATTGCTCACCTCCAGGACAAATTTCCGGATTACTTAACTGTTTCTCCTCCCATTGGGGACCTCCAAGCTTTTTACAAG GAATCCAAGCGGAGGTTTGACACAGAGGAGGAGTTCAAGAAGCGAGCCTACCAAtgtgtggtgctgctgcagagcaaaaACCCTGACTTCATTAAAGCCTGGAATCTTATCTGTGACGTGTCACGCAGAG AATTCCAGAAAATCTACAACTGTTTGGACATCACAATCATAGAGAGAGGAGAATCCTTCTACCATGAGATGATGAAAGACATTGTGAAAGAATTTGAAGATAAAG GATTTGTCCAGGTTGATGATGGGCGGAAGGTCGTGTTCGTCCCGGGTTTCCCTGTCCCGCTGACTATCATGAAATCTGACGGAGGTTACACGTATGACACATCAGACCTGGCTGCTCTGAAGCACAGGCTGTGTGAAGAGAAGGGTGATATCCTTATCTACGTTGTTGATAGTGGCCAG TCTGTGCATTTCCAAACAGTGTTTGCAGCTGGACAGATGATTGGCTGGTATGATCCCAAAGTCACCAGAGTGGCCCATGCTGCCTTTGGAGTGGTGCTGGGAGAAGACAA GAAGAAGTTCAAAACTCGTTCAGGGGACACAGTGCGTCTCATAGACCTGCTGGAGGAAGGGCTGAAACGAGCCATGGACAAGCTGAAAGACAAGGAACGGGACAAG GTGCTGACGCCAGAAGAGCTGAAAGCTGCCCAGACGTCGGTGGCTTTTGGATGCATTAAATATGCAGATCTGTCCCACAACAGACTGAACGATTACGTGTTCTCCTTCGACAAGATGCTGGATGACCGAGGGAACACCGCTGCCTATTTGCTCTATGCCTTCACACGGATCAG GGCTATTGCTCGCCTGGCCAATATCGATGAGCAGATGCTGCGGAAGGCAGCCAGGGAGGAGGTGCTTATCCTTGATCATGAGAAGGAGTGGAAACTGGGCAAGTGCATCCTGAGGTTTCCTGAGATCCTGCAGAAGATCCTGGAGGACTTGTTATTGCACACACTCTGTGACTACCTGTATGAGCTGGCCACCACCTTCACTGAGTTCTACGACAGCTGCTACTGCGTTGAGAAGGACAGGCAGACCG GCCAGATTGTGAAGGTGAACATGtggaggctgctgctgtgcgAAGCCACTGCCACCGTCATGGCCAAAGGATTCGACATCCTGGGGATTAAGCCCGTGCAGAGGATGTAG